The Papio anubis isolate 15944 chromosome 5, Panubis1.0, whole genome shotgun sequence genome has a segment encoding these proteins:
- the TMED9 gene encoding transmembrane emp24 domain-containing protein 9 isoform X1, whose translation MAVELGVLVVRPWPGTGLGRVMRTLLLLLWLATRGSALYFHIGETEKKCFIEEIPDETMVIGNYRTQLYDKQREEYQPATPGLGMFVEVKDPEDKVILARQYGSEGRFTFTSHTPGEHQICLHSNSTKFSLFAGGMLRVHLDIQVGEHANDYAEIAAKDKLSELQLRVRQLVEQVEQIQKEQNYQRWREERFRQTSESTNQRVLWWSILQTLILVAIGVWQMRHLKSFFEAKKLV comes from the exons atggctgtgGAGCTGGGCGTGCTGGTTGTCCGGCCCTGGCCCGGAACCGGGCTGGGCAGAGTGATGCGGACCCTTCTGCTGTTACTGTGGTTGGCGACGCGCGGAAGCGCGCTCTACTTTCACATCGGAGAGACGGAGAAGAAGTGCTTTATTGAGGAGATCCCGGACGAGACCATGGTCATAG GAAACTACCGGACGCAGCTGTATGACAAGCAGCGGGAGGAGTACCAGCCGGCCACCCCGGGGCTTGGCATGTTTGTGGAGGTGAAGGACCCAGAGGACAAG GTCATCCTGGCCCGGCAGTATGGCTCCGAGGGCAGGTTCACTTTCACCTCCCATACCCCTGGTGAGCACCAGATCTGTCTTCACTCCAATTCCACCAAGTTCTCCCTCTTTGCTGGAGGCATGCTG AGAGTTCACCTGGACATCCAGGTAGGTGAACATGCCAACGACTATGCAGAAATTGCCGCTAAAGACAAGTTGAGTGAGTTGCAGCTACGAGTGCGACAGCTGGTGGAACAAGTAGAGCAGATCCAGAAAGAGCAGAACTACCAGCGG TGGCGAGAGGAGCGCTTCCGGCAGACCAGTGAGAGCACCAACCAGCGGGTGCTGTGGTGGTCCATTCTGCAGACCCTCATCCTCGTGGCCATCGGTGTCTGGCAGATGCGGCACCTCAAGAGCTTCTTTGAAGCCAAGAAGCTTGTGTAG
- the TMED9 gene encoding transmembrane emp24 domain-containing protein 9 isoform X2, translating to MAVELGVLVVRPWPGTGLGRVMRTLLLLLWLATRGSALYFHIGETEKKCFIEEIPDETMVIGNYRTQLYDKQREEYQPATPGLGMFVEVKDPEDKVILARQYGSEGRFTFTSHTPGEHQICLHSNSTKFSLFAGGMLWREERFRQTSESTNQRVLWWSILQTLILVAIGVWQMRHLKSFFEAKKLV from the exons atggctgtgGAGCTGGGCGTGCTGGTTGTCCGGCCCTGGCCCGGAACCGGGCTGGGCAGAGTGATGCGGACCCTTCTGCTGTTACTGTGGTTGGCGACGCGCGGAAGCGCGCTCTACTTTCACATCGGAGAGACGGAGAAGAAGTGCTTTATTGAGGAGATCCCGGACGAGACCATGGTCATAG GAAACTACCGGACGCAGCTGTATGACAAGCAGCGGGAGGAGTACCAGCCGGCCACCCCGGGGCTTGGCATGTTTGTGGAGGTGAAGGACCCAGAGGACAAG GTCATCCTGGCCCGGCAGTATGGCTCCGAGGGCAGGTTCACTTTCACCTCCCATACCCCTGGTGAGCACCAGATCTGTCTTCACTCCAATTCCACCAAGTTCTCCCTCTTTGCTGGAGGCATGCTG TGGCGAGAGGAGCGCTTCCGGCAGACCAGTGAGAGCACCAACCAGCGGGTGCTGTGGTGGTCCATTCTGCAGACCCTCATCCTCGTGGCCATCGGTGTCTGGCAGATGCGGCACCTCAAGAGCTTCTTTGAAGCCAAGAAGCTTGTGTAG